The following DNA comes from Sphingopyxis sp. BSN-002.
CGGCACGATGCTCGCCGCGATGCTGGCAGGCGAACCCGCAGTCGTTACGCTGCCGCTCCACATCCGCGACGACCGGACGATCTTGTCGCGTGTATTGAAGGATTTGGCGCGACGTCACGACGTCATCGTGACCGTCGGCGGCGCCTCGGTCGGCGATCATGACCATGTCCGCGGCGCGCTCGGAGACGCCGGCGGCAGCATCGATTTCTGGAAGATCGCGATGCGCCCGGGCAAGCCGCTGATCGCCGGCAGCATCGGCGATGCGCTGCTCCTCGGACTGCCCGGCAATCCATCGTCGGCCTTCGTCACCGCGACGCTGTTCCTGATCCCGCTCGTCCGCCATCTCGCCGGAGCCCCGAGCCCGCTGCCCGACATCCATCAGGCGCCGCTTGCAAGCGCGCTGGGCCCCGGCGCCAAACGCCGCGACTATCTCCGCGCCCGACTCGATCGCGGCGCGCTCACCGTATTCGACGGGCAGGACAGTGGACGCACTGCTCCGCTCGTCGAGGCCAATGCGCTGGTCATCCGCGAGATCGGCGTACCCCCGCGCGCCGCGGGCGAGCAGGCGGACTATATCGCGATCGCTTGACAAGTTCCGCTTTGTTCCATTATCGTTCTCATTATGTCCGGAACTGGCATCATGGAGAACGACCGATGTTGACCGCGAAGCAGCATGAACTGCTCCACTTCATTCAACAGCGCCTCGACGCGAGCGGGATTTCACCCTCGTTCGAGGAGATGAAGGAAGCGCTCGGCCTCAAGTCGAAATCGGGCATTCATCGCCTGATAAGTGCCTTGGAAGAAAGAGGTTTTCTCCGCCGCCTCCCCAACCGCGCCCGCGCGCTGGAGGTGCTGAAGGTCCCCGAAGCCGCCAAGACGCCCGTGCGCAACGATAATATCGTTCCGCTCCGCAAACCCGCGCCGGCGCTCAAGCCGATCGCCGCGAACGACATCATCGAGGTACCGCTGCACGGCAAGATCGCCGCGGGCGTCCCGATCGAGGCGTTCGAGGATCACAACCAGCTCGCGGTGCCTGCCGCGCTGCTCGGTGCCGGCGAACATTATGCGCTCGAGGTTTCGGGCGACTCGATGGTCGAGGCAGGCATTTTCGACGGCGACTATGCGCTGATCCAGAAGGCCAGCACCGCGCGCGAGGGCGACATCGTCGTCGCGCTCGTCGATGGTCAGGACGCGACGCTCAAATATTTCCGTCGCGAGGGCAAGATGATCCGGCTCGATCCCGCGAACAGCGCGTATGAACCGCAGCGCTACGAAGCCGGACGCGTCATCGTGCAAGGTCGGCTTTCGGGACTGCTTCGTCGTTACCACTGACCAGCGGCGCATGGCGCCACGGATGGCCGTCGCCCGCATCCAGCGTGGCGACGGCCTTCGGCTTTTTACCGAGATAGATCGCCAGCCCGCCGCTTT
Coding sequences within:
- the lexA gene encoding transcriptional repressor LexA gives rise to the protein MLTAKQHELLHFIQQRLDASGISPSFEEMKEALGLKSKSGIHRLISALEERGFLRRLPNRARALEVLKVPEAAKTPVRNDNIVPLRKPAPALKPIAANDIIEVPLHGKIAAGVPIEAFEDHNQLAVPAALLGAGEHYALEVSGDSMVEAGIFDGDYALIQKASTAREGDIVVALVDGQDATLKYFRREGKMIRLDPANSAYEPQRYEAGRVIVQGRLSGLLRRYH